The following coding sequences lie in one Phyllopteryx taeniolatus isolate TA_2022b chromosome 4, UOR_Ptae_1.2, whole genome shotgun sequence genomic window:
- the exosc9 gene encoding exosome complex component RRP45 isoform X2 translates to MRETPLSNCERDFLLQAIQEKKRLDGRQTYDYRKIKVMFGTDFGCCFVELGKTRVMAQVSCELVAPKENRPNEGLMFFNIELSPMASPAFEQGRQSELSVKLNRQLERCLRNSKCIDTESLCVVSGEKVWQIRVDVHMLNHDGNLMDAASIAAIAALCHFRRPDVGIQGDEVTVYSPEERDPIPLSIYHMPISVSFAFFQQGTYLLVDPCEREERVMDGLLMIAMNRHREICSIQSSGGIMLLKEQVMRCSKIASVKVSEITALITKALENDNTARKAGGRCGFAESMPQERITALKKETTPVEMTDATERANDIFLKSEVTPQTPSPVVPLPGLGQVGQGLQNSWGMEEDEQEDEEDFNSDEDKETMMEVGKKQQAQGDVVEISDSEEDEVVILQPEAEDKVPKNTSSSSHQKGPVTSKKRHRK, encoded by the exons ATGAGGGAGACACCTTTGTCAAACTGTGAGAGGGATTTCTTGCTTCAAGCCATCCAAGAGAAAAAG CGCCTGGATGGACGGCAGACTTATGACTACAGGAAAATCAAGGTCATGTTTGGGACTGACTTTGGATGCTGCTTCGTGGAACTGGGCAAAACGAG GGTAATGGCCCAGGTATCCTGTGAGTTGGTGGCTCCCAAAGAGAACAGACCAAACGAGGGACTCATGTTCTTCAATATAGAGCTGTCACCCATGGCTTCAccagcatttgaacagggaag GCAGTCAGAATTGTCAGTGAAGCTAAACCGACAGTTGGAGAGATGCTTAAGGAACTCCAAGTGCATTGATACCGAGTCCTTGTGTGTAGTGTCCGGAGAAAAG GTATGGCAAATTCGGGTAGATGTACACATGCTGAATCATGATGGGAACCTGATGGATGCTGCCAGTATCGCTGCAATCGCTGCTCTTTGCCACTTCAGACGCCCTGATGTTGGCATACAGGGAGATGAAGTCACTGTG TACAGTCCAGAAGAAAGAGATCCCATTCCTCTTAGTATCTACCACATGCCCATCAGTGTCAGCTTCGCCTTTTTCCAGCAAGG GACCTATCTGCTTGTAGATCCATGTGAACGGGAGGAGCGTGTGATGGATGGCTTGCTGATGATTGCAATGAACAGGCACAGAGAAATCTGCTCCATCCAGTCTAGTGGTGGCATCATGTTGCTCAAAGAGCAG GTAATGAGATGCAGTAAAATAGCCAGCGTCAAAGTGTCTGAAATCACAGCACTCATCACTAAAGCCCTGGAGAATGACAACACAGCCCG gAAGGCAGGTGGCAGATGTGGCTTTGCTGAATCAATGCCTCAAGAGCGAATCACCGCTCTAAAAAAGGAGACGACGCCAGTAGAAATGACAGATGCGACCGAACGAGCCAATGACATTTTCCTGAAGAGCGAGGTCACGCCTCAGAC TCCGTCTCCGGTGGTGCCGCTCCCAGGCTTGGGTCAGGTAGGGCAAGGGCTTCAGAACAGCTGGGGAATGGAGGAAGATGAACAGGAGGACGAAGAAGATTTCAACAGTGATGAAGATAAAGAAACAATGAtggaagtgggaaaaaaacaacaagcgcAGG gAGATGTGGTTGAGATATCAGACAGTGAAGAGGATGAAGTTGTCATACTTCAACCAGAGGCAGAAGACAAAGTTCCTAA GAATACAAGTTCAAGTTCCCACCAGAAGGGGCCAGTGACATCAAAGAAACGGCACAGAAAATGA
- the exosc9 gene encoding exosome complex component RRP45 isoform X1 codes for MRETPLSNCERDFLLQAIQEKKRLDGRQTYDYRKIKVMFGTDFGCCFVELGKTRVMAQVSCELVAPKENRPNEGLMFFNIELSPMASPAFEQGRQSELSVKLNRQLERCLRNSKCIDTESLCVVSGEKVWQIRVDVHMLNHDGNLMDAASIAAIAALCHFRRPDVGIQGDEVTVYSPEERDPIPLSIYHMPISVSFAFFQQGTYLLVDPCEREERVMDGLLMIAMNRHREICSIQSSGGIMLLKEQVMRCSKIASVKVSEITALITKALENDNTARKAGGRCGFAESMPQERITALKKETTPVEMTDATERANDIFLKSEVTPQTSPSPVVPLPGLGQVGQGLQNSWGMEEDEQEDEEDFNSDEDKETMMEVGKKQQAQGDVVEISDSEEDEVVILQPEAEDKVPKNTSSSSHQKGPVTSKKRHRK; via the exons ATGAGGGAGACACCTTTGTCAAACTGTGAGAGGGATTTCTTGCTTCAAGCCATCCAAGAGAAAAAG CGCCTGGATGGACGGCAGACTTATGACTACAGGAAAATCAAGGTCATGTTTGGGACTGACTTTGGATGCTGCTTCGTGGAACTGGGCAAAACGAG GGTAATGGCCCAGGTATCCTGTGAGTTGGTGGCTCCCAAAGAGAACAGACCAAACGAGGGACTCATGTTCTTCAATATAGAGCTGTCACCCATGGCTTCAccagcatttgaacagggaag GCAGTCAGAATTGTCAGTGAAGCTAAACCGACAGTTGGAGAGATGCTTAAGGAACTCCAAGTGCATTGATACCGAGTCCTTGTGTGTAGTGTCCGGAGAAAAG GTATGGCAAATTCGGGTAGATGTACACATGCTGAATCATGATGGGAACCTGATGGATGCTGCCAGTATCGCTGCAATCGCTGCTCTTTGCCACTTCAGACGCCCTGATGTTGGCATACAGGGAGATGAAGTCACTGTG TACAGTCCAGAAGAAAGAGATCCCATTCCTCTTAGTATCTACCACATGCCCATCAGTGTCAGCTTCGCCTTTTTCCAGCAAGG GACCTATCTGCTTGTAGATCCATGTGAACGGGAGGAGCGTGTGATGGATGGCTTGCTGATGATTGCAATGAACAGGCACAGAGAAATCTGCTCCATCCAGTCTAGTGGTGGCATCATGTTGCTCAAAGAGCAG GTAATGAGATGCAGTAAAATAGCCAGCGTCAAAGTGTCTGAAATCACAGCACTCATCACTAAAGCCCTGGAGAATGACAACACAGCCCG gAAGGCAGGTGGCAGATGTGGCTTTGCTGAATCAATGCCTCAAGAGCGAATCACCGCTCTAAAAAAGGAGACGACGCCAGTAGAAATGACAGATGCGACCGAACGAGCCAATGACATTTTCCTGAAGAGCGAGGTCACGCCTCAGAC AAGTCCGTCTCCGGTGGTGCCGCTCCCAGGCTTGGGTCAGGTAGGGCAAGGGCTTCAGAACAGCTGGGGAATGGAGGAAGATGAACAGGAGGACGAAGAAGATTTCAACAGTGATGAAGATAAAGAAACAATGAtggaagtgggaaaaaaacaacaagcgcAGG gAGATGTGGTTGAGATATCAGACAGTGAAGAGGATGAAGTTGTCATACTTCAACCAGAGGCAGAAGACAAAGTTCCTAA GAATACAAGTTCAAGTTCCCACCAGAAGGGGCCAGTGACATCAAAGAAACGGCACAGAAAATGA
- the clgn gene encoding calmegin isoform X2, protein MKLDRRWMWRMLFLVSLTVAVVMAQKQSEVDQSDVDDEIGLDKDAMEPLVTEEEEEEEEEEEEGEENKAKQTDHNTVASDKVSFQVTYETPVPTGDVHFAETFDDGLLGRWQLSKTMKEDADDDIGKYDGKWSVEQLKENKVPGDQGLVLKSRAKHHAIAAMLDKPFIFQDEPLVVQYEVNFQDGIDCGGAYIKLLSDTGDVNLEQFHDRTPYSIMFGPDKCGEDYKLHFIFRHQNPLNKDFEEKHAKRADVDLKKFYTDKKTHLYTLVLNPDNSYEMFIDQFSVSRGNLLNDVIPPVNPPKEIEDPNDSKPEDWDERAKIPDPDATKPDDWDEDAPAKVEDPDAVQPEGWLDEEPEFIPDPNAEKPKDWDEEMDGEWEPQQIPNPACESAPGCGPWKRPMINNPKYKGNWKAPLVDNPNFQGVWKPRKIMNPEYFEDLQPFKMTPFKAVGLELWSMTANIYFDNFIVTSHKDVADRWASDSWGLKKLVASANEPGIFAQLMIAAEERPWLWVVYILTVFLPVGLVVLFCWTKKPDDYVYKKVDLPQADREEEEEEEEAAAGADKDDKDDEDVEAADVEAAAEAEEDKDGTNLKGGQPEGGDDNEEDGEEEEEEEEEGEEEEEEESKAPERTLEEEMDGGGDTVESNKHAVRKRRVRKD, encoded by the exons ATGAAGCTGGACAGGCGCTGGATGTGGCGGATGCTGTTCCTCGTTTCCCTGACTGTGGCAGTGGTGATGGCCCAAAAGCAGTCCGAGGTTGACCAATCAGATGTTGATGACGAGATTGGCTTGGACAAGGACGCAATGGAGCCTTTAGtcactgaggaggaggaggaggaggaggaggaggaggaggagggggaggaaaaTAAGGCAAAACAAACAGACCATAATACCGTAGCAAGTGACAAGGTCTCCTTCCAA GTAACATATGAGACTCCTGTGCCCACTGGAGATGTCCACTTTGCTGAGACATTTGATGATGGCTTACTTGGCAG ATGGCAGTTGTCCAAAACAATGAAGGAAGATGCCGATGATGACATTGGAAAATATGAtg GAAAGTGGTCTGTGGAGCAGCTGAAGGAGAACAAGGTACCAGGAGACCAAGGCTTGGTGCTCAAATCCCGCGCCAAGCATCATGCCATCGCCGCCATGCTGGACAAGCCTTTCATATTCCAGGATGAGCCCCTTGTCGTACA gTATGAAGTTAATTTCCAGGATGGAATTGACTGTGGTGGAGCTTATATTAAACTGCTTTCAGACACTGGGGATGTCAATCTG GAGCAATTCCATGACCGCACGCCTTACTCTATCATGTTTGGACCCGACAAGTGCGGCGAGGACTACAAGCTGCACTTCATCTTCCGCCATCAGAATCCCTTGAACAAAGACTTTGAGGAAAAGCATGCCAAGCGCGCTGATGTGGACCTCAAGAAGTTTTACACTGACAAGAAGACTCACCTCTACACTTTGG TTCTGAACCCAGACAACAGCTATGAGATGTTCatcgaccagttcagcgtgagCCGTGGCAACCTGCTGAATGACGTGATCCCTCCAGTCAACCCGCCGAAAGAGATAGAAGATCCAAACGACTCCAAGCCGGAGGACTGGGACGAGAGGGCCAAGATTCCCGACCCCGACGCTACCAAGCCTGATGACTG GGATGAGGATGCACCTGCAAAGGTGGAAGACCCAGATGCAGTGCAGCCAGAGGGCTGGCTGGACGAGGAACCTGAATTCATCCCAGATCCGAATGCCGAGAAACCAAAAGACTG GGATGAGGAGATGGATGGAGAATGGGAACCTCAACAGATCCCCAACCCAGCCTGTGAAAGTGCTCCAGGCTGTGGGCCGTGGAAACGACCCATGATTAACAACCCAAAGTATAAGGGCAACTGGAAAGCACCCCTGGTAGACAACCCCAACTTTCAG GGGGTCTGGAAGCCTCGCAAAATCATGAACCCAGAATATTTTGAGGACCTGCAGCCATTCAAAATGACGCCTTTCAAAGCTGTGGGCTTGGAACTGTGGTCCATGACTGCCAATATCTACTTCGACAACTTCATTGTCACCTCCCATAAGGACGTTGCTGACCGCTGGGCCTCCGACAGCTGGGGTCTGAAGAAGCTCGTAGCCAGTGCTAATGAG CCTGGGATTTTTGCCCAGCTGATGATTGCAGCGGAGGAGCGCCCGTGGCTCTGGGTGGTTTACATACTGACGGTCTTTTTGCCCGTAGGACttgttgtgcttttctgctGGACAAAG aaaCCGGATGACTATGTGTACAAGAAAGTGGATTTACCGCAGGCGGAtagagaagaagaggaggaggaggaagaggcagCAGCTGGAGCAGACAAGGATGACAAAGATGACGAAGATGTCGAGGCGGCGGACGTTGAAGCAGCTGCGG AGGCTGAGGAGGACAAGGATGGTACAAATCTAAAAGGGGGCCAACCAGAGGGGGGTGATGACAATGAGGAggatggagaagaagaagaggaggaggaggaggagggggaagaggaagaggaagaagaaagcaAAGCTCCTGAGAGAACATTGGAAGAGGAG ATGGATGGAGGTGGTGACACTGTCGAGAGCAACAAACATgctgtgaggaagaggagggtaaGGAAAGACTGA
- the clgn gene encoding calmegin isoform X1 produces the protein MKLDRRWMWRMLFLVSLTVAVVMAQKQSEVDQSDVDDEIGLDKDAMEPLVTEEEEEEEEEEEEGEENKAKQTDHNTVASDKVSFQVTYETPVPTGDVHFAETFDDGLLGRWQLSKTMKEDADDDIGKYDGKWSVEQLKENKVPGDQGLVLKSRAKHHAIAAMLDKPFIFQDEPLVVQYEVNFQDGIDCGGAYIKLLSDTGDVNLEQFHDRTPYSIMFGPDKCGEDYKLHFIFRHQNPLNKDFEEKHAKRADVDLKKFYTDKKTHLYTLVLNPDNSYEMFIDQFSVSRGNLLNDVIPPVNPPKEIEDPNDSKPEDWDERAKIPDPDATKPDDWDEDAPAKVEDPDAVQPEGWLDEEPEFIPDPNAEKPKDWDEEMDGEWEPQQIPNPACESAPGCGPWKRPMINNPKYKGNWKAPLVDNPNFQGVWKPRKIMNPEYFEDLQPFKMTPFKAVGLELWSMTANIYFDNFIVTSHKDVADRWASDSWGLKKLVASANEPGIFAQLMIAAEERPWLWVVYILTVFLPVGLVVLFCWTKKPDDYVYKKVDLPQADREEEEEEEEAAAGADKDDKDDEDVEAADVEAAAAEAEEDKDGTNLKGGQPEGGDDNEEDGEEEEEEEEEGEEEEEEESKAPERTLEEEMDGGGDTVESNKHAVRKRRVRKD, from the exons ATGAAGCTGGACAGGCGCTGGATGTGGCGGATGCTGTTCCTCGTTTCCCTGACTGTGGCAGTGGTGATGGCCCAAAAGCAGTCCGAGGTTGACCAATCAGATGTTGATGACGAGATTGGCTTGGACAAGGACGCAATGGAGCCTTTAGtcactgaggaggaggaggaggaggaggaggaggaggaggagggggaggaaaaTAAGGCAAAACAAACAGACCATAATACCGTAGCAAGTGACAAGGTCTCCTTCCAA GTAACATATGAGACTCCTGTGCCCACTGGAGATGTCCACTTTGCTGAGACATTTGATGATGGCTTACTTGGCAG ATGGCAGTTGTCCAAAACAATGAAGGAAGATGCCGATGATGACATTGGAAAATATGAtg GAAAGTGGTCTGTGGAGCAGCTGAAGGAGAACAAGGTACCAGGAGACCAAGGCTTGGTGCTCAAATCCCGCGCCAAGCATCATGCCATCGCCGCCATGCTGGACAAGCCTTTCATATTCCAGGATGAGCCCCTTGTCGTACA gTATGAAGTTAATTTCCAGGATGGAATTGACTGTGGTGGAGCTTATATTAAACTGCTTTCAGACACTGGGGATGTCAATCTG GAGCAATTCCATGACCGCACGCCTTACTCTATCATGTTTGGACCCGACAAGTGCGGCGAGGACTACAAGCTGCACTTCATCTTCCGCCATCAGAATCCCTTGAACAAAGACTTTGAGGAAAAGCATGCCAAGCGCGCTGATGTGGACCTCAAGAAGTTTTACACTGACAAGAAGACTCACCTCTACACTTTGG TTCTGAACCCAGACAACAGCTATGAGATGTTCatcgaccagttcagcgtgagCCGTGGCAACCTGCTGAATGACGTGATCCCTCCAGTCAACCCGCCGAAAGAGATAGAAGATCCAAACGACTCCAAGCCGGAGGACTGGGACGAGAGGGCCAAGATTCCCGACCCCGACGCTACCAAGCCTGATGACTG GGATGAGGATGCACCTGCAAAGGTGGAAGACCCAGATGCAGTGCAGCCAGAGGGCTGGCTGGACGAGGAACCTGAATTCATCCCAGATCCGAATGCCGAGAAACCAAAAGACTG GGATGAGGAGATGGATGGAGAATGGGAACCTCAACAGATCCCCAACCCAGCCTGTGAAAGTGCTCCAGGCTGTGGGCCGTGGAAACGACCCATGATTAACAACCCAAAGTATAAGGGCAACTGGAAAGCACCCCTGGTAGACAACCCCAACTTTCAG GGGGTCTGGAAGCCTCGCAAAATCATGAACCCAGAATATTTTGAGGACCTGCAGCCATTCAAAATGACGCCTTTCAAAGCTGTGGGCTTGGAACTGTGGTCCATGACTGCCAATATCTACTTCGACAACTTCATTGTCACCTCCCATAAGGACGTTGCTGACCGCTGGGCCTCCGACAGCTGGGGTCTGAAGAAGCTCGTAGCCAGTGCTAATGAG CCTGGGATTTTTGCCCAGCTGATGATTGCAGCGGAGGAGCGCCCGTGGCTCTGGGTGGTTTACATACTGACGGTCTTTTTGCCCGTAGGACttgttgtgcttttctgctGGACAAAG aaaCCGGATGACTATGTGTACAAGAAAGTGGATTTACCGCAGGCGGAtagagaagaagaggaggaggaggaagaggcagCAGCTGGAGCAGACAAGGATGACAAAGATGACGAAGATGTCGAGGCGGCGGACGTTGAAGCAGCTGCGG CAGAGGCTGAGGAGGACAAGGATGGTACAAATCTAAAAGGGGGCCAACCAGAGGGGGGTGATGACAATGAGGAggatggagaagaagaagaggaggaggaggaggagggggaagaggaagaggaagaagaaagcaAAGCTCCTGAGAGAACATTGGAAGAGGAG ATGGATGGAGGTGGTGACACTGTCGAGAGCAACAAACATgctgtgaggaagaggagggtaaGGAAAGACTGA
- the LOC133476552 gene encoding short coiled-coil protein A isoform X1, protein MIQAAGECGGRANMRRKVNEHKETLKSRLLFGDKKKRKKTKLMEKKKRKATEANLGEEDETFTNISLEDDPVDSKAAALYTKPENDLFVMNCDIDGDMENQVEMEEKTRLINQVLELQHTLEDLSARVDAVKEENLKLKSENQVLGQYIENLMSASSVFQTTDAKSKRK, encoded by the exons ATGATTCAGGCAGCAGGTGAGTGTGGAGGAAGGGCCAATATGAGGAGGAAGGTGAATGAACATAAAGAGACACTGAAATCACGGTTGCTTTtcggagacaaaaaaaaaagaaagaaaaccaagctgatggagaaaaagaaaagaaaggccACAGAGGCCAACTTGGGGGAGGAAGATGAGACTTTTACGAACATCTCGCTGGAAGACGACCCAG TGGACAGCAAAGCTGCAGCCCTGTATACTAAGCCAGAGAACGATCTCTTCGTCATGAATTGCGATATAGATG GGGACATGGAGAACCAGGTGGAGATGGAGGAAAAGACAAGGCTGATAAATCAGGTGTTGGAACTTCAGCATACTTTGGAAG ACCTGTCAGCACGGGTGGATGCGGTCAAAGAGGAGAATTTGAAGTTGAAGTCGGAGAACCAGGTACTTGGTCAGTACATCGAGAACCTCATGTCTGCGTCCAGCGTCTTTCAGACCACCGACGCCAAGAGCAAACGCAAGTGA
- the LOC133476552 gene encoding short coiled-coil protein B isoform X2 produces the protein MNCDIDGDMENQVEMEEKTRLINQVLELQHTLEDLSARVDAVKEENLKLKSENQVLGQYIENLMSASSVFQTTDAKSKRK, from the exons ATGAATTGCGATATAGATG GGGACATGGAGAACCAGGTGGAGATGGAGGAAAAGACAAGGCTGATAAATCAGGTGTTGGAACTTCAGCATACTTTGGAAG ACCTGTCAGCACGGGTGGATGCGGTCAAAGAGGAGAATTTGAAGTTGAAGTCGGAGAACCAGGTACTTGGTCAGTACATCGAGAACCTCATGTCTGCGTCCAGCGTCTTTCAGACCACCGACGCCAAGAGCAAACGCAAGTGA